In Cumulibacter soli, the genomic window TGCACGACATCGTTCAGTTCGCGAAGAAGAACGGGATTCTCTGCCAAGGTCGCGGGTCGGCCGCGAATTCCGCGGTCTGCTACGCCCTCGGCATCACCGGCGTGGATTCGGTGCTGTACAAGTTGCCGTTCGAACGCTTCCTCTCCGCGGTCCGCAATGAAGAGCCCGATATCGACATCGATATCGATGCGCGACGCCGCGAAGAAGTCATCCAGTACGTTTACGCCACGTACGGACGCCGCAACGCCGCCCAGGTCGCGAACGTCATCACGTATCGTCCGCGGTCCGCGGTCCGCGATATGGCCAAGGCGCTCGGTTATAGCGTCGGTCAGCAGGATGCCTTCGCCAAACGCATCGACGGTTGGCACGCCGTCCAGGCCGAGGAGAACGTGCGATCGGCTGATGACAATGATCCGGACCGGATTCCCACCGATGTACTTGAACTCGCGAACGAACTGCTGAAGTTTCCGCGCCACCTAGGAATCCACTCCGGCGGGATGGTGCTCACTCGCCAACCTGTCGGCGATGTGTGTCCCATCGAGCACGCGCGCATGAAAGACCGCACCGTACTGCAGTGGGATAAGGACGACTGTGCCTCAATGAAGCTGGTGAAGTTCGACTTGCTCGGCCTCGGCATGCTCTCGGCGCTGCGGTACTGCATGGACACGGTCGAAGAGCGTCTGGGCGAGCAATGGACTCTGTCCACGATCCCGAAAGAGGAGAAGGGCGTCTACGACCAGGTCTGTCGCGCCGACACGGTCGGGCTGTTTCAGATCGAAAGCCGCGCTCAGATGGCAACCCTCCCCCGGCTACGCCCGCGATCCTTCTATGACCTGGTGATCGAAGTGGCGTTGATCCGTCCTGGCCCCATCCAAGGCGGCGCGATCCACCCCTACATCCGCCGCCGTCGAAAACTTGAAGAAGCGACCTATGAGCATCCCCGGCTCGAACCCGTCCTAGAACGCACCCTCGGCATCCCACTGTTCCAAGAGCAACTCATGCAGATCGCGATGGCGGTCGGCGAGTGCAGCGGCGCGGACGCCGACCTGCTCCGACGCGCGATGGGCTCCAAACGCGGCGTGGAGAAGATCGAAAGGCTGCGCGCCAAGTTGTACGCCGGGATGGCCAGCAATGGGATCACCGGAGCACTCGCCGACAGCATCTACGACAAGATCGAAGCCTTCGCGAACTTCGGATTCGCCGAAAGCCACTCCATCTCATTCGCGCACCTGGTGTACACGAGCGCGTGGCTGCGACTGCACTACCCCGGCGCTTTCCTCTGCGCGCTACTGAAAGCGCAGCCGATGGGCTTCTATTCACCGCAGAGTCTCGTTGCCGACGCCAGGAGGCATGGTGTCGAGGTACGCCGTCCCGACATTCAGCTTTCCGGTACGCATGCCGACCTCGAAGCGCTCGTAGCGCACCCAGGGCCGACGGGAGATCCTCGCTGCATCAGCGATCCGGAGATCACCGAGGGATCTCTCGAGTGGGAGCCGGACGGCGAGTTCGACAGTGATGCACACCGACGCGACGGGCATTACGCCGTACGACTTGGGTTGTCCTCGGTACGCGGGATTGGCGATAGCGTGGCCGATCGGATAGTCGCTGCCCGTGGCGGCGGGCAGTTCACCGATATGGCAGACGTCGCCCGTCGGACCGGGCTCACCAGTACTCAACTGGAGGCTCTAGCCAGCGCCGGCGCATTCGAATCCTTCGACCTTGAGCGTCGTCAAGCCCTCTGGGAAGCCGGTCCAGCTTCGCGCGAGCACACCTCGAAACTACCTGGATCCGGATCGCCGCTTACCGCTCCCGACTTACCGTCGATGAACGCCGCCGAACTGAGCATGTCCGATCTGTGGGCGACCGGCATCACCCCCGACAGTCATCCGATGGCGAGCCTTCGCGACGAACTCACCGCACGAGGAGTGCTCGCCGCCGCCGACCTGAAGCGCACCGCTAACGGCACCCGGATCCGGGTCGCAGGGGTCGTCACTCATCGGCAACGCCCGGCAACGGCCTCTGGGGTGACCTTCATGAACCTCGAGGACGAGACCGGCATGGTCAATGTGGTGATCCCGGTTCCGGTATGGAACAAGTACCTGCGCGTGGCGCGCGACTCCTCAGCTTTGGTGATCCGCGGCGTGGTGGAGACGAACGACGGGGCGATCAACCTCGTCGCCGAAACCTTAGAGCGGTTATCGATCAACGGCTCCGGAATCGCGCCAACACGCACGCTCCCGCGGATGTCCCGCGACTTCCGCTGAGGATGCCGACGATGCCGTTGGGGATGCCGACTACGCCCGACGCGGGATACTGAACGAGCGTTAGGTAAGGTCGCGAGAGTTTCGCGAGGCCGCCCTTGACCCGACGGCTTCCCCGAAGGAGGAGAAATGAAACGATCCCTCAAGTTGGCTTCCGGGCTAGCGGCGTTCAGCCTGCTGCTTGCAGGCTGCGGCGACGCACCCGACAAGGCTGCCGAGCCGAGCAACGAGTACGGGGACACCATCGAGTTGGCCAACGACTTCGACCCCAACGGACACTTCGACTGGGCTAATGCGTCCTACGTGTCCAGTTGGGATCCGAACCAAAGCATCAACGGCGGCGACATGATCTGGTACGAGCAGATCTACGACCGGCTTCTGCGCGAAGACTTGAACGGGCAGATCGAGCCGATGCTGGCCTCCGAGTTCACGCCATCCGAGGACGGCAAGACCCTGAC contains:
- a CDS encoding error-prone DNA polymerase, encoding MGWNNPPVSWSELERRLSGTEQVHGHPIPDGGDSPGWSRHRPPYEPPPEGPQRPTGPVVPYAELHCHSNYSFLDGASHPEELVEEAVRLGLTGLAVTDHDGLQGIVRMSDAAQEYDLPTVFGAELSLELSGPQNGIPDPEGPHLLVLARGVEGYHRLAGAITDAQLLGAEKGKPRYTLEALAERADGHWAILTGCRKGLVPRALAGAHGELLGAAGNATRSERFAAARAELDRLQSLFGADNIIGELFTHGHPLDDERNDAIWQLTQNAGIPAIATNNVHYAIPQRRRLAMAVAAVRAQRSLHELDGWLPVTGQAHLRSGAEMQRLFAPYDQVVQRAADLAAELAFPLKSASPQLPHLSTPDGYDLMGWLRELTWRGAREKYGPRENPNHPDAYPRLAQELDVIESKDFPGYFLIVHDIVQFAKKNGILCQGRGSAANSAVCYALGITGVDSVLYKLPFERFLSAVRNEEPDIDIDIDARRREEVIQYVYATYGRRNAAQVANVITYRPRSAVRDMAKALGYSVGQQDAFAKRIDGWHAVQAEENVRSADDNDPDRIPTDVLELANELLKFPRHLGIHSGGMVLTRQPVGDVCPIEHARMKDRTVLQWDKDDCASMKLVKFDLLGLGMLSALRYCMDTVEERLGEQWTLSTIPKEEKGVYDQVCRADTVGLFQIESRAQMATLPRLRPRSFYDLVIEVALIRPGPIQGGAIHPYIRRRRKLEEATYEHPRLEPVLERTLGIPLFQEQLMQIAMAVGECSGADADLLRRAMGSKRGVEKIERLRAKLYAGMASNGITGALADSIYDKIEAFANFGFAESHSISFAHLVYTSAWLRLHYPGAFLCALLKAQPMGFYSPQSLVADARRHGVEVRRPDIQLSGTHADLEALVAHPGPTGDPRCISDPEITEGSLEWEPDGEFDSDAHRRDGHYAVRLGLSSVRGIGDSVADRIVAARGGGQFTDMADVARRTGLTSTQLEALASAGAFESFDLERRQALWEAGPASREHTSKLPGSGSPLTAPDLPSMNAAELSMSDLWATGITPDSHPMASLRDELTARGVLAAADLKRTANGTRIRVAGVVTHRQRPATASGVTFMNLEDETGMVNVVIPVPVWNKYLRVARDSSALVIRGVVETNDGAINLVAETLERLSINGSGIAPTRTLPRMSRDFR